One window of the Vigna radiata var. radiata cultivar VC1973A chromosome 1, Vradiata_ver6, whole genome shotgun sequence genome contains the following:
- the LOC106763357 gene encoding UDP-glycosyltransferase 2, giving the protein MKDTIVLYPNIGRGHLVPMVELGKLILSHHPSLSITILILTPSPNATFTLACNSNAQYIAAVSATIPAITFHSVPMAQLPLNSPSLPPHLISLELSRHSTQNVSLALQSLVKASNIKALVMDFLNFSNPKTLTENLTTDIPTFFYYTSAASSLIVLFHFYATLPKQIKDQQFLLHCPGLPAISMDDFPIESLDPLNYTNQIFSQIAEAMKGSSGIIINTCEAIEEKAIAVLNDDGTVPPLFCVGPVISASYGEEDKGCLSWLESQPSQSVVLLCFGSMGWFSREQLKEMAIGLEKSQQRFLWVVRTELECGDSVEEKPSLDELLPEGFLDRTKEKGLVVRDWVPQREILSHDSVGGFVTHCGWNSVLEAVCEGVPMVAWPLYAEQKLNRVFMVQEMKVALALKEEKDGSVSGSELGERVRELMESDTGKEIRQKVFKMKLSAAEALNEGGTSRVALDKLAMSWRSVI; this is encoded by the coding sequence ATGAAAGACACCATTGTTCTGTACCCCAACATTGGTAGGGGTCACCTAGTGCCGATGGTGGAGCTAGGAAAGCTCATTCTATCCCACCACCCTTCTCTTTCCATCACCATCCTCATCCTCACCCCATCCCCCAACGCCACTTTCACCCTAGCCTGCAACTCCAACGCCCAATACATCGCCGCCGTCTCCGCCACCATCCCCGCCATCACCTTTCACAGCGTTCCAATGGCCCAACTCCCCCTCAACAGCCCTTCCCTCCCCCCTCACCTCATCTCCCTTGAACTCTCCCGCCACAGCACCCAAAACGTTTCCCTTGCACTCCAAAGCCTCGTCAAAGCCTCCAACATCAAGGCCCTAGTCATGGACTTCTTAAACTTTAGCAACCCCAAAACTCTCACTGAAAATCTCACCACAGACATCCCCACTTTCTTCTACTATACATCCGCAGCCTCCAGCCTCATTGTGCTTTTTCATTTCTACGCCACTCTCCCAAAACAAATCAAAGATCAACAGTTTCTACTTCACTGCCCAGGGTTGCCTGCTATCTCCATGGATGACTTTCCAATCGAATCCCTCGACCCTTTGAACTACACTAACCAGATTTTCTCTCAGATAGCGGAAGCCATGAAGGGTAGTTCTGGGATTATAATAAACACTTGTGAAGCGATTGAAGAGAAAGCCATTGCAGTGTTGAACGACGATGGGACCGTGCCTCCGTTGTTTTGTGTGGGCCCCGTGATTTCTGCATCATATGGGGAAGAAGACAAAGGATGTCTGAGTTGGCTCGAGTCCCAACCGAGTCAGAGCGTGGTGTTGTTGTGTTTCGGAAGCATGGGGTGGTTCTCGAGGGAGCAGTTGAAGGAGATGGCTATTGGGTTAGAGAAGAGCCAGCAAAGGTTCTTGTGGGTGGTGAGGACTGAGTTGGAATGTGGTGACTCGGTGGAGGAGAAACCGAGTCTGGACGAGTTGTTGCCAGAAGGATTTTTGGATAGGACGAAGGAGAAGGGGTTGGTGGTGCGGGACTGGGTCCCACAGAGGGAGATTCTGAGTCATGACtcagtgggggggtttgtgactCACTGCGGGTGGAACTCGGTGCTGGAAGCCGTGTGCGAAGGGGTGCCAATGGTGGCGTGGCCATTGTACGCCGAGCAGAAGCTGAATAGGGTGTTTATGGTTCAGGAAATGAAGGTTGCTTTGGCGCTGAAGGAGGAGAAAGATGGGTCAGTGAGTGGGAGTGAGTTGGGGGAGCGAGTGAGGGAACTCATGGAATCTGACACGGGGAAAGAAATTCGTCAGAAGGTTTTCAAGATGAAACTCAGTGCTGCAGAAGCATTGAATGAAGGTGGAACTTCACGTGTTGCGTTGGATAAGTTGGCCATGTCATGGAGAAGTGTAATATAG